The bacterium DNA window ACCTCGAACTCGGCGTCAAGCTGCTGCGCAAGCACAGTCTCTACCGACCGAGCCAGCAATTGTTCCCTGTTAAAAGTCGCTATAATACATGTTATGGTCATTGAACTGTCTATACCTGCTTCATTTCAGCTCTATACTTCTTCACACAAAATATTGCCGCACAGCTTATAAGCCTTGATATGACGGCAGCCACTACTTTGGCCAACCAAGAATGAGATTTGCGTATGAGCATCCCATAGCTTCCAAAGCTCTCTGCAATCTATTGCAATCTCCGTTATCTACCAGCCGCCGCAAAGCCCCCTGAAAAAGCGCCCGCTGGGTATACCAGCCAAGCAAAACCGCATGGCAACCATCGTCCGACTAAGTGCCGTCAAGGGCGACCTGCGCATATTCCTTATCGCAGATACACCATAGAAACGCACCAAACGGCCCCGCACGATATCACGGCCGCCATCCATTGGAAGAGTCTCAAATACCCTCGGCAAACATCGAGGATTACAAAAACATTTCTCACGCATCATACGGGACATCTTGGTACTGAGAGACCATGGCGTTGTAGTTGCGCCATTAACTCCCACCCTGACCGATATGACAATATCCTGGCACGCCGCAAAAGTTCCTGATAATGATATACGCTGAATAAGCTCCCTGTCTTCACCGGGTATGAGATATGGATCAAAACCACCCGCTGATAAAAATGCCTCCCGGTTGATTAACGAAGCGCCTAAAGGTATCCCAATATCCGCAACGGCAAGCGCATATAAATCTCCCTCAAGTGTCGGTGATATATTCTGGATAAGCTCTCCATCGTCATCAACGCAATTGTAAGCAGCATACAGCCAGTGGACATTTGGATTCCTGGGTATTTCCAACAGAGCAGAATATGCCCCAGGCAGCATATAATCGTCGTCATCAAGAAAGTGAAGCCATTCACCTCTGGCCATAGAGGCACCTGCATTTCGCACAAAGCACCTCTCTACACTGTTGGTGTTGTAGACTTGCACGCGAGAATCTTTCTGCCAGTCGGCAGGCTGAAGCGGCTCGCCGGCATCGTTCAATACAATGACTTCGAACTCCGCATCTACCTGCTGCTGCAAAACGCTTTCTACCGCACGCACCAGCAATTGCTCCCTGTTAAAAGTCGCTATAATACACGTTATGGTCATTGAACTGTCTATACCTGCTTCATCTCAGTTCTATACTTCTTCGCACAAAACATTGCCGCACAGCTTATAAGCCTTGATATGACGGCAGTCGCCAATTTTGGCCAACCGGAGAATTTTGCGAAAACAGACACGTCAATGCTGGGCATACGACTGCGCCGTTTGCAAAGTGGGTAACCTCCGGATAAACCTTTGCGGATGAGATTCGTATATGAGCGTCCCATAGCTTCCACGGTATACTCTTCATTATACATGGCAACCGAATTTTTGCTCATTGTCAGCCATAAGTCTGGATTGTTTTTCAATTCGCCTATAGCCTGTGCAAATGCGATTGCCGACTTTGGATCACAAAGGAATCCGTTTACCCCATCCTTGACGACAATGTCGGTGACCCCCGGCAGACGCGACACGATTGGCACACAACCAGCAGCTATAGACTCCAATAATACCATTCCTAGTCCCTCGCTCACTGATGGAAAAAGAAGCACATGCGAATCGCCCAATCTGTGCCGCGTTTCATCCGGTTCAAGAAGCCCGGTAAAAGTTACCAAATCGGAGACCTCATACTGATCCACCAGACGCTTTAACTCATCTCCATCCTCACCCCAACCAATAATTGTAAGGTGACAGTCGATGCCGATCTGCCGGCACTCGTATACTATGGCGGGCAGAGCAAAGATATTTTTGTGTTTTTGCACCATCCGCCCTATCCAGATCAACTCAATAGGACTTGATAGGTGTTTTTCACGCCTGGAAACATCACTCGGCCAATTGATTCCATTGGTTATGCAAATCACAGACTTGTTTGGCGCACGCAATCGCGCCTCTTGCTCGGCTGCAGGGCTTACACCTACAACAACATTCCATGCCGCATTGTTGGCAGTCGCCAGGTCGGCATTTGCACCATCCGTTGCATGAAGAATGGGCACAACCAGGATTTTATCGGGTATACCGCCGAGCGCAGCGTGCGCCGAAGGCACATTATTAGTAAAAACAACATCATAATTGCTATTGCGCATGAATGCAATGAACCTGCATGCACGCTCAAACTGGCTCTTGCCCTTGCCTCCAAGGTCAATTATCCGCAGCCCGAACTCCTCACCACGATCAGACCATACGCCCGGCTCTTCGACTGTAATAACGTCGACTTGGCATCTGCATGATTTCAAATAACGACCAAGACCCAAAACAACCGCTTGTGTGCCACCAGGATTCAGAGCACATACAACCAGCGCTACTGAACAAGGCCAGCGTGTGCTATCCCCATTTAGCGGCATCTTGACTTGGTTATCATCTTCCATATTATTATCGGACACTCTTCCGCATCTTATGACTGATCCACGATTTCGACGCCAGCAGTCCTGCGAGCACGCAGGCTTGGACAGGGCCATTGTGTTTGCGGAAATAGCTTGTTTTGCTCCTGCGCAACGTCTGCTCACACTTTTGCGATATCTGAGCGCTGCTCCTGCCGCCATAATGCATAATCTCCGCTGATGGCTCTACCCATACCTGCCAACCAGCCTTATGGAGCCGCAGACACCAGTCGGTCTCTTCGCAATACATAAACAGAGATTCGTCCATAAGACCTATCTGCTCAACTACCTCCCGCTTAATCAGCAGACAGCATCCCCCTACCCAGTCTACACAAAAAGGCGCAAGACTACGTGCTTCATCGACATCTGAAGGCGGACGAGCCATACCAATAACGCGCCTGTCGTGATATCCTATCACCTCGCTCAACATGGTCGGAAACTTCGCCCACGTATACTGCAGCGAACCGTCCTCATTTCGCACTAACGGACCCACAGCACCTGCCATGGCATGATTTTCGGCAAAGTCAATCAGCCTGTTGAGCGCATCGCCTAAGACCAGAGTGTCCGGGTTCAATAGTAAAAAATACTTGCCCGAACTCATTGCATATGCCTGGTTGTTCGCTCGTGCAAATCCGACATTTTCGGAGTTACTGATCACACGCACATCAGGATACTTCTGCCGAACCATATCGACGCTGCCGTCTGATGAAGTATTGTCGACAACTGTGACCTCAAAATCGATTGCACTGGCCGACTTATATATCGACTCCAAACACCGGTCCAGCAAGTCACGAGTGTTCCAACTCACTATCGAGATCGATAGGTCCATCATACGTCCTTCCCACTGAGCCTGATGTGCGCGATCGCCAAGCCCCAAAAGAGCCATGAATAAACTGTGGTTGCAAAAGTTGTCAGCCCCTCATTGTGATAGGCAGGGATTATATAGTCGCCAAAAAACGCCGTAATCGATATCCCAACGAACTGGCCGAGCACTGCCAATAAAAATGTCTTTGAAAAGCCGGGCGGCATCGCCCTATACCGTACCAGCATCCAGCGAAAACCCATCACAAGTATGGATAAAAATAAAATCAGCCCGGGAATGCCCGTCTCGGAAAGACATTGGGAATATGTGCCATGTGCAGATGTGTAGGCAGTGGTCCCCCACTTGTGGCCATAATAAAATGAGTTATAAGACCGATAGTTGCCAAGTCCGACACCCAGGGGGAAATGCGTCGCGTATTTCCACGCACCAAGCATCAGAGAAAACCTGTCATAATCGCCGCCAGTCTTCGATTCCTCAACAACATTCCTATTGATAAACGGCCATGCAGCAATTACAACAACCACAAAAACAATGCACGCAGCCCAAAACAGACGCTTGTTTTTTATTGCCAGAACGGCTGCCAGCCCGCATAACAGTGCAAGCCAACCCGACACCCAGGAAACTACCTTGAAGCAGATTACATACAGGCACAACGCAACAACAACGCCGCAGAGAATACGCTGCCACCGCTTTTTATCAATATCAAGAGCCATTGCAGTAAAATAACACGCAGGCAGCAAAGTCAGAAATGACCACCAGAGTGCAGAAACCGGCACTGGGTAGCCGACGAGAGCATTCAGCAGGTTGTAGATGCCGGGTATGAGCATAGCGATTGTTGTGATTTTGAGCCACTTCCTGTTGGATATCGTTGTGGCAACCATCACTAGAGCACCCGCACTTAAAATTCGCAGACCCAGATCGACGATATTGACCATAGGATTTTGAAATATGCGATTGATATGAGGATCCCAGAATATGTATGAATTCACCACATTGACAATGCAATATGCTATATACAGGGCAAGCGGCACATAAAAACCTGATTTGACTCTGTCTTTGGGGATGCTGCCAAAGAGGTAACGGGCAAACCAGATGACGAGCAGAAAACCCAACATTACTTCACTGATAAACACACCCTTGCCGGCGCCGGAACCACCAACCGCGATGTCAGGCGTCCGTCCCCAAGGCACAAATGCAACCAGTACATACACTACCAGAGCTGCCTCGAACTGCCACGCTACAACAACAACCAAAACTGCACCAAATACCGCAGCCGCCACATAGTATAAGTTGGCAGCAGTCGCGAATAATCCGAGTGCTATCCCTCCGACTATTACCAGAACGATATTACGAACTAAGAACGATATACGCTCGGGAGTCCATGTTTCGCGGTCCGTTTTGTTGCTATGATCGGGCATTAAACAATCCTTAGTCCAGCATCGTCGCCAAAGATATGGTTTTGGTATATGCCTTTCGACCATGTCGCATGGGTTGAACGCCTCGACCATCGCGATTTGTAGCCCATGTAACAAGACCGCGGAAATCAAGACGACAAGGCAATACACGGAACCCGGCACTCTTTATAGCAGACTCCACATTTCTAGTGTTTTCCGAACCGCAAAGGAATGTGATACTTCCGCCTCCACCGGCACCATTGATCTTGCAGCCCATAGCTCCTGTCTTGCGAGCAACATCTTCAAGCTCTTCGGTCTTATCATTAGATATATCCGAATGCAGTTGCTTCTGTGCAGCGTTGTTTACGTTCATGATTTCGGCAAGCTCTACAAAATCTCCACGCATCAAGGCGCTTTTTGCATACAACGGCGTCTCCCGCAAAATATCCATTGCGCGAACCGTACGCACGGCTCCTGATTCATAATCCGCTATGACCTTTTTATGCACATCACCGGACAGATGAGCTTCACCTGTATAAACAAGCAGAAGTCTGCTCTCCAGCTCAAGACAGATATCCTCAGACAGCCGCACCGGTGAAGAGCTGACAGACGGATACGGATCGATCGTATGAAGACATACACCACCGGTCGCGGAGGCCACTTGATCCTGAACACCACTTTGAATGCCGAGCTCCTCAGTCTCAAGTTTATGAGCAAACGCAGCAACCTCATGTGGAGTCAAATGCATGTCCGCCAGCACTGCAAGAGCACCTATCAACGCAACCGAAACCGCTGCCGAACTGCCGGTGCCGCAGCCAGGAGGAACATCTGAATATACTCTGATATCCACCCCATCAACTTCAGTAACATTAAGAGCGGCTTTTAATAGATCATGTTTGCCGTCATAGAGCACAGCCGAAAGATCCGGGATATCAATTGCTTCACCGTAGTCTTGAGCAACAATACTTGCACCCGGTTTTTCACGCGG harbors:
- a CDS encoding glycosyltransferase family 2 protein codes for the protein MTITCIIATFNREQLLVRAVESVLQQQVDAEFEVIVLNDAGEPLQPADWQKDSRVQVYNTNSVERCFVRNAGASMARGEWLHFLDDDDYMLPGAYSALLEIPRNPNVHWLYAAYNCVDDDGELIQNISPTLEGDLYALAVADIGIPLGASLINREAFLSAGGFDPYLIPGEDRELIQRISLSGTFAACQDIVISVRVGVNGATTTPWSLSTKMSRMMREKCFCNPRCLPRVFETLPMDGGRDIVRGRLVRFYGVSAIRNMRRSPLTALSRTMVAMRFCLAGIPSGRFFRGLCGGW
- a CDS encoding glycosyltransferase family 4 protein is translated as MSDNNMEDDNQVKMPLNGDSTRWPCSVALVVCALNPGGTQAVVLGLGRYLKSCRCQVDVITVEEPGVWSDRGEEFGLRIIDLGGKGKSQFERACRFIAFMRNSNYDVVFTNNVPSAHAALGGIPDKILVVPILHATDGANADLATANNAAWNVVVGVSPAAEQEARLRAPNKSVICITNGINWPSDVSRREKHLSSPIELIWIGRMVQKHKNIFALPAIVYECRQIGIDCHLTIIGWGEDGDELKRLVDQYEVSDLVTFTGLLEPDETRHRLGDSHVLLFPSVSEGLGMVLLESIAAGCVPIVSRLPGVTDIVVKDGVNGFLCDPKSAIAFAQAIGELKNNPDLWLTMSKNSVAMYNEEYTVEAMGRSYTNLIRKGLSGGYPLCKRRSRMPSIDVSVFAKFSGWPKLATAVISRLISCAAMFCAKKYRTEMKQV
- a CDS encoding glycosyltransferase family 2 protein translates to MMDLSISIVSWNTRDLLDRCLESIYKSASAIDFEVTVVDNTSSDGSVDMVRQKYPDVRVISNSENVGFARANNQAYAMSSGKYFLLLNPDTLVLGDALNRLIDFAENHAMAGAVGPLVRNEDGSLQYTWAKFPTMLSEVIGYHDRRVIGMARPPSDVDEARSLAPFCVDWVGGCCLLIKREVVEQIGLMDESLFMYCEETDWCLRLHKAGWQVWVEPSAEIMHYGGRSSAQISQKCEQTLRRSKTSYFRKHNGPVQACVLAGLLASKSWISHKMRKSVR
- a CDS encoding O-antigen ligase family protein, whose protein sequence is MPDHSNKTDRETWTPERISFLVRNIVLVIVGGIALGLFATAANLYYVAAAVFGAVLVVVVAWQFEAALVVYVLVAFVPWGRTPDIAVGGSGAGKGVFISEVMLGFLLVIWFARYLFGSIPKDRVKSGFYVPLALYIAYCIVNVVNSYIFWDPHINRIFQNPMVNIVDLGLRILSAGALVMVATTISNRKWLKITTIAMLIPGIYNLLNALVGYPVPVSALWWSFLTLLPACYFTAMALDIDKKRWQRILCGVVVALCLYVICFKVVSWVSGWLALLCGLAAVLAIKNKRLFWAACIVFVVVVIAAWPFINRNVVEESKTGGDYDRFSLMLGAWKYATHFPLGVGLGNYRSYNSFYYGHKWGTTAYTSAHGTYSQCLSETGIPGLILFLSILVMGFRWMLVRYRAMPPGFSKTFLLAVLGQFVGISITAFFGDYIIPAYHNEGLTTFATTVYSWLFWGLAIAHIRLSGKDV
- a CDS encoding GHMP kinase, which encodes MIVKSIAPARILDFGGWTDTWFAGNGRVLNFAVDLYAKVIIMPREKPGASIVAQDYGEAIDIPDLSAVLYDGKHDLLKAALNVTEVDGVDIRVYSDVPPGCGTGSSAAVSVALIGALAVLADMHLTPHEVAAFAHKLETEELGIQSGVQDQVASATGGVCLHTIDPYPSVSSSPVRLSEDICLELESRLLLVYTGEAHLSGDVHKKVIADYESGAVRTVRAMDILRETPLYAKSALMRGDFVELAEIMNVNNAAQKQLHSDISNDKTEELEDVARKTGAMGCKINGAGGGGSITFLCGSENTRNVESAIKSAGFRVLPCRLDFRGLVTWATNRDGRGVQPMRHGRKAYTKTISLATMLD